The Natrinema saccharevitans genome includes the window CACTCGGGCGGGGGCGGAGTAACCAACGAATACTCAAAGCTGCACGGCCGAGGAACCCGGGAGACGAACGCATGTCAGTACTGACGCGGCTCGACTGGCTCTCGGAGGTGTTTTCGACGGTCCCGCTTCGGCTCGCGGTGTCCCTCGTCGCGGTCGGGCTCGTCTTCGCCGTCCTGCTCACCTACCGCCGGCTACACGCGCGCGTCGCAGAGCGAACGCGACCGCTGTACGCGGACGTCGTCTCGGTGGCGGTGCTGGTCGGGGCCTGTGCGGTCAGCGCCGGCGTCGTCCTGGGCGTCTGGGACCGCACCGACGAGGTCCGCCAGCTCTTCGTGGGACTCGATCCGGGCGGCGACACCGTTCCGCGCGCGGTCTTTTCGTTCATTCTGCTCGTCCTGACCGTCATCGTCACACGGTTCGTCCGACGGATCATCGAGGAGGTGATGGACTCGACGGCCGCGGTCACCGAACATCAGCGACAGATCACCCACCGGCTCTCGCAGGTGATCATCTGGACCGTCGCGCTGGTCGTGATCCTCGGCATCTGGATCGAGGACCTCGGCAGCCTGCTCGTCGGGGCCGGCTTCCTCGGGATCGTGCTGGGCATGGCGGCCCGGCAGACGCTGGGGACGATGCTGTCGGGGTTCGTCCTGATGTTCGCCCGACCGTTCGAGATCGGCGACTGGATCGAAGTCGAGGGCGACGAGGGGATCGTCACCGACATCTCGATCGTCAACACCCGCATCCGGTCGTTCGACGGCGAGTACATCATGATCCCCAACGACGTCATCGCCTCGAGCATGGTGACGAACCGCTCGAAGCGGGGCCGCCTGCGGATCGAAGTCGAGGTCGGCGTCGATTACGGAACCGACGTCGATCGGGCCGCGTCGCTCGCCGAGTCGGCGATCGGGGAGGTCGACGAGGTGCTGTCCGCGCCGTCGCCGCAGGTCGTCGGGAAGTCCTTCGGCGACTCGGCGGTGATCCTCGGCGTGCGCTTCTGGATCGACAAGCCGAGCGCCAGACGCTACTGGGAGGCCCGGACCGCCGCGATCGCCGCGGTCAAGCGAGCCTTCGAAGACGAGGGGATCAAGATCCCGTTCCCGCAGCGGGAACTCTCGGGCCGCGCCGAGACCGGGGGGTTCCGGATCGCCGACGAGTCGGAGCGCGAACGGAGCGATGAACACCGCATGCAGACACCGGAGGAACGATAGATGGGACTCGAGGAACAACGCGATGTCGAGACCGACGTGTATCAGCCGGCCGAGGACTCGCAGCTGTTGGCCGAGGCGGTCTGTGACCGGCTCGAGGGGGCCGATCGCGTCCTCGAGGTCGGCACGGGCTCGGGGTTCGTCGCCGGCCGGATCGCCGCCGAGACCGACGCTCGCGTGATTGCGTCGGACCTGAACCCCCACGCCGTCCGCCAGGCCCGAGGCGAGGGCGTCGAAACGGTGCGTGGAGATCTCGTCTCGCCGTTCCGCGACGGCAGTTTCGACGCGGTCGCGTTCAACCCGCCCTACCTGCCGACCGATCCGGACAACGAGTGGGACGACTGGATGGAACGCGCCCTGTCGGGCGGCGAGGACGGCCGGGCGGTCATCGACCCCTTCCTCGAGGCGGTCGGGCGCGTCCTCGCGCCCGACGGGGTCGTCTACCTGCTCGTGAGCAGCCTCACCGGCGTCGACGAGGTCGTCGAACGGGCCGGCGAGGAGGGCTTCAGCGCCGTCGCCGTCGCCGACGAGTCGTTCCCCTTCGAGACGCTGACGGTACTCGAGTTGCTTCGGTAATCGCGATCGGCGTTTCTCCACTGTGCCGGCTGTTGACGCGGCCCTCGGTGCGAACGCTCGAGCGTCCGGAAACCCGCAAGAATTACTGCAGTGTATTAGTATGGATGGAAAATATTAAGCGTCGGTATAGCCTAGTCGGGGCTACGATGACTGAGTACGTTTCGACCACGCCGGGGCTCTATCCGCTCCCGGACTGGGCGAAAGACGATCTCTCGGATCTCAAGGGACACCAGAAACACGACCTCATCAGCGGCGACGAGGGCGAGGCAATCACCGCCGCCTACGAGCAGGCCCGCGAGGAGGTCGTCGGCGTCCAACAGGACGCCGGCCTCGATCGGATCGTCGAGGGCCAACTGCGCTGGGACGACATGCTCGCCCATCCGCTGGCCGTCGCCGACGCCGTCGAGACCCGCGGGATCGTCCGCTACTACGACAACAACAACTTCTACCGGGAGCCGGTCGTCACCGACGACCTCGAGCCGACCGGCGACGTCGCCGCGGAACTCGAGGCCCTCGTCGAACTGACCGACGGCGAGGACCTGCAGGCCGTCCTCCCCGGCCCGTACTCGCTGTTCGATCTCGCGACCGACGAGCGCTACGGCGACGACGCCGACTTCCTCGGCGCGATCACCGAGTTCCTCGCGGGAGAGGTCGAGACCTTCCCCGCGGTCGAGACGCTGTTCCTGCTCGAGCCCTCGCTGGTCGAGTCCGCGCCCGCGGACGGGCTGGACGAACGCGCCAGCGAGGCGATCGACCGGGTCGCGAGCGCGACCGACGCCGAGGTCGTCGTCCAGCCCTACTGGGGCGCACTCGAGGAGAAGGTCTATGCACACCTGCTCGATGCGGACATCGACGCGGTCGGCTTCGACTTCGTCGCGAATCAGGACGACAACGTCTACAACCTCCAGGAGTACGGCGCGACCGACGACGTCGCGCTCGGGCTCGCGGACGGCCAGAACACGCTCGTCGAGGACCCCGAAGCGATCCGTGACCGGGTCGAGTGGGTCGAGGGCCAGCTCGGGGTCACCGACTTCGAGACGGTCTACCTGACGACCA containing:
- a CDS encoding mechanosensitive ion channel family protein — its product is MSVLTRLDWLSEVFSTVPLRLAVSLVAVGLVFAVLLTYRRLHARVAERTRPLYADVVSVAVLVGACAVSAGVVLGVWDRTDEVRQLFVGLDPGGDTVPRAVFSFILLVLTVIVTRFVRRIIEEVMDSTAAVTEHQRQITHRLSQVIIWTVALVVILGIWIEDLGSLLVGAGFLGIVLGMAARQTLGTMLSGFVLMFARPFEIGDWIEVEGDEGIVTDISIVNTRIRSFDGEYIMIPNDVIASSMVTNRSKRGRLRIEVEVGVDYGTDVDRAASLAESAIGEVDEVLSAPSPQVVGKSFGDSAVILGVRFWIDKPSARRYWEARTAAIAAVKRAFEDEGIKIPFPQRELSGRAETGGFRIADESERERSDEHRMQTPEER
- a CDS encoding HemK2/MTQ2 family protein methyltransferase, whose translation is MGLEEQRDVETDVYQPAEDSQLLAEAVCDRLEGADRVLEVGTGSGFVAGRIAAETDARVIASDLNPHAVRQARGEGVETVRGDLVSPFRDGSFDAVAFNPPYLPTDPDNEWDDWMERALSGGEDGRAVIDPFLEAVGRVLAPDGVVYLLVSSLTGVDEVVERAGEEGFSAVAVADESFPFETLTVLELLR
- a CDS encoding 5-methyltetrahydropteroyltriglutamate--homocysteine methyltransferase; translation: MTEYVSTTPGLYPLPDWAKDDLSDLKGHQKHDLISGDEGEAITAAYEQAREEVVGVQQDAGLDRIVEGQLRWDDMLAHPLAVADAVETRGIVRYYDNNNFYREPVVTDDLEPTGDVAAELEALVELTDGEDLQAVLPGPYSLFDLATDERYGDDADFLGAITEFLAGEVETFPAVETLFLLEPSLVESAPADGLDERASEAIDRVASATDAEVVVQPYWGALEEKVYAHLLDADIDAVGFDFVANQDDNVYNLQEYGATDDVALGLADGQNTLVEDPEAIRDRVEWVEGQLGVTDFETVYLTTNTETFYLPYAKYVEKLEALAEAADLAEVTAA